One segment of Vulpes lagopus strain Blue_001 chromosome 8, ASM1834538v1, whole genome shotgun sequence DNA contains the following:
- the POLR1D gene encoding protein POLR1D isoform X2, translating into MGPMGWMKCPLAGTNKRFLINTIKNTLPSHKEQDPEQKEGSKEATKSQGQKEEKRKKHRGHPYKHSFQARAPEGHSPHRKPSGRDKSGKRSNRR; encoded by the coding sequence GATGAAGTGTCCTCTCGCTGGCACAAATAAAAGATTCCTAATTAACACAATTAAGAACACGCTGCCCTCCCATAAAGAGCAAGACCCTGAGCAAAAGGAGGGCAGCAAGGAAGCCACGAAAAGCCAGggccagaaagaagaaaagcggAAGAAGCACAGAGGTCACCCCTACAAGCACAGCTTCCAGGCCCGGGCCCCCGAGGGCCACTCTCCGCACCGGAAGCCCAGCGGCCGGGACAAGTCGGGGAAGCGCTCCAACAGGCGATGA